One window of the Eucalyptus grandis isolate ANBG69807.140 chromosome 6, ASM1654582v1, whole genome shotgun sequence genome contains the following:
- the LOC104448176 gene encoding transcription initiation factor TFIID subunit 6, producing the protein MSTFVPKESIEVLAQTIGVPNLASDVAVAVASDVEYHLREIMQEAIKCMRHSRRTALTVDDVDSALKLRNVEPIYGFASSDALRFKRAAGHNDLFYVDEKDVEFKDIVDAPLPRAPLDTSVSAHWLAIEGVQPAIPESPAFEGLTAASDGKKYENREDGISIDIKLPIRSVLSRELQLYFEKIRKLTISNSDSVLFDQALVSLATDSGLHPLTPYFTQFIADEVTRNLSKISLLFALVRIVGSLLQNPHVHIEPYLHQLMPSIITCLVTKRLGNRLSDNHWELRNMSASLVASICKRYGHVYHNLQPRVIRTLVHAFLDPKKSLPQHYGAIKGLAALGPSVVRLLIIPNLEPYLQLLSSELLPENQRNEIKRLEAWRVYGALLSAAGLCMYNRLKMLPNLLSPPTRAVWKTNGKVVTSRMVTMSNKRRASSDNLRQQPPLKRVATEGMIGGMPANSMQGVGSGFSGAVGGPGVSVLRQLPSEGTSGRDPGVGSTSKTSNALAQAWKEDVNAGHLLASLFEYFGESMFCFTPKPELSFFL; encoded by the exons atgagCACGTTCGTGCCGAAGGAGTCCATCGAGGTCCTCGCGCAGACCATCGGCGTTCCCAATTTGGCCTCCgatgtcgccgtcgccgtcgcgtcCGACGTCGAGTACCACCTCCGAGAGATTATGCAG GAGGCGATCAAATGCATGCGCCACTCGAGGAGAACGGCACTGACTGTTGACGACGTGGACAGCGCTCTTAAATTGAGAAATGTGGAG CCAATATACGGATTCGCCTCCAGTGATGCACTGCGATTCAAAAGAGCTGCTGGACATAATGACCTGTTTTATGTAGATGAGAAGGACGTGGAATTCAAAGAT ATCGTTGATGCACCTTTGCCGAGAGCTCCACTTGATACATCAGTTTCTGCTCATTGGTTAGCGATTGAAGGGGTTCAGCCTGCAATTCCAGAAAGCCCTGCTTTTGAAG GACTCACAGCGGCATCAGATGGCAAAAAGTATGAAAACAGGGAAGATGGAATTTCCATTGACATCAAATTACCCATTAGGAGTGTACTATCTAGGGAGCTTCAG CTATACTTTgagaaaattagaaaacttaCTATTAGCAATTCGGATTCTGTCCTCTTTGACCAAGCACTTGTAAGCTTGGCCACTGACTCGGGTCTTCATCCTCTGACTCCTTATTTTACGCAGTTTATTGCTGATGAG GTTACACGAAATTTGAGCAAGATCTCTTTGCTTTTTGCCCTAGTACGCATTGTGGGAAGCCTTCTTCAAAATCCGCACGTTCATATTGAACCCTAT CTGCACCAATTGATGCCATCTATTATTACTTGTCTTGTTACCAAAAGATTGGGTAATCGGTTAAGTGACAATCACTGGGAGCTCAGAAACATGTCAGCGAGTCTGGTTGCTTCAATATGTAAAAG ATACGGGCATGTTTACCATAATCTGCAGCCGCGTGTCATACGGACCCTCGTTCATGCTTTCCTCGATCCAAAGAAGTCATTGCCTCAGCATTACGGTGCAATCAAAGGATTAGCAGCGCTTGGACCTAGTGTG GTTCGGCTGCTGATAATACCCAATCTTGAACCTTATCTGCAACTTCTTTCATCAGAATTGTTGCCTGAGaatcaaagaaatgaaataaagagGCTTGAAGCCTGGCGTGTTTATGGAGCACTGCTG AGTGCGGCTGGCCTTTGTATGTACAATCGACTAAAGATGCTCCCCAATTTGCTCTCACCCCCTACTCGTGCTGTTTGGAAGACCAACGGGAAGGTCGTGACGTCAAGGATGGTCACGATGTCAA ATAAACGAAGAGCGAGCTCGGATAACTTAAGGCAGCAACCGCCACTGAAAAGAGTAGCCACAGAGGGAATGATTGGTGGCATGCCTGCTAATTCCATGCAAGGAGTAGGGAGCGGATTTTCAGGGGCAGTGGGGGGTCCTGGTGTTTCCGTATTGCGTCAATTGCCCAGTGAAGGCACCTCAGGAAGGGATCCCGGTGTCGGCTCAACTTCAAAGACATCAAACGCCTTAGCCCAGGCTTGGAAAGAGGATGTGAATGCTGGACACTTGCTCGCCTCGCTGTTTGAATATTTCGGCGAAAGCATGTTCTGCTTCACTCCGAAGCCCGAGTTGTCCTTTTTTCTGTGA
- the LOC104448177 gene encoding syntaxin-51 isoform X2, with protein sequence MRMASSGDSWIKEYNDAVKLAEEISSMIAERGTMPTSGPESMRHASAVRRKITILNTRLDSLQNILTKPFSRPITEKEINRRKDLLSNLRTRVNQMDSTLKMSHSATRDSLLGPEIKPADAMSRTAGLDNQGIVVLQRQVMREQDEGLEKLEETVVSTKHIALAVNEELDLHTRLIDNLDQHVDVTDSRLRRVQKNLAILNKRTKGGCTCMCMILSVIGIVILVVAVYLLIKFL encoded by the exons AT gaGGATGGCCTCTTCTGGAGATTCGTGGATTAAAGAATATAATGATGCAGTAAAACTGGCTGAGGAGATCAGTAGCATGATTGCTGAACGCGGTACAATGCCCACTTCAGGACCTGAAAGCATGCGTCATGCATCTGCTGTACGGAGAAAAATTACTATATTGAACACTAGACTTGACAGCTTACAGAACATTTTGACGAAGCCCTTCAGCAGGCCCAT AACGGAGAAAGAGATTAATCGTCGCAAGGACTTGCTTTCGAATCTGAGAACAAGAGTGAACCAGATGGATTCCACGTTGAAAATGTCACACTCTGCTACCAGGGATAGCTTGCTTGGACCAGAGATAAAGCCTGCGGATGCCATGAGCAGGACTGCAGGATTGGACAATCAAGGAATCGTGGTTCTTCAGCGACAAGTAATGAGAG AACAAGATGAAGGTCTTGAGAAACTGGAGGAGACAGTAGTAAGCACAAAACATATCGCATTGGCAGTGAACGAGGAACTTGACTTGCATACCAGACTAATT GATAACTTGGACCAACATGTGGATGTTACGGACTCTCGTCTTCGG CGAGTGCAGAAGAACCTGGCAATTTTGAACAAGCGCACCAAGGGAGGCTGCACCTGCATGTGCATGATTTTGTCTGTTATCGGAATTGTGATTCTGGTCGTGGCTGTATATTTGTTGATCAAGTTCCTGTAA
- the LOC104448177 gene encoding syntaxin-51 isoform X1: MYVVWDFPGRMASSGDSWIKEYNDAVKLAEEISSMIAERGTMPTSGPESMRHASAVRRKITILNTRLDSLQNILTKPFSRPITEKEINRRKDLLSNLRTRVNQMDSTLKMSHSATRDSLLGPEIKPADAMSRTAGLDNQGIVVLQRQVMREQDEGLEKLEETVVSTKHIALAVNEELDLHTRLIDNLDQHVDVTDSRLRRVQKNLAILNKRTKGGCTCMCMILSVIGIVILVVAVYLLIKFL, translated from the exons ATGTATGTCGTGTGGGATTTTCCAGG gaGGATGGCCTCTTCTGGAGATTCGTGGATTAAAGAATATAATGATGCAGTAAAACTGGCTGAGGAGATCAGTAGCATGATTGCTGAACGCGGTACAATGCCCACTTCAGGACCTGAAAGCATGCGTCATGCATCTGCTGTACGGAGAAAAATTACTATATTGAACACTAGACTTGACAGCTTACAGAACATTTTGACGAAGCCCTTCAGCAGGCCCAT AACGGAGAAAGAGATTAATCGTCGCAAGGACTTGCTTTCGAATCTGAGAACAAGAGTGAACCAGATGGATTCCACGTTGAAAATGTCACACTCTGCTACCAGGGATAGCTTGCTTGGACCAGAGATAAAGCCTGCGGATGCCATGAGCAGGACTGCAGGATTGGACAATCAAGGAATCGTGGTTCTTCAGCGACAAGTAATGAGAG AACAAGATGAAGGTCTTGAGAAACTGGAGGAGACAGTAGTAAGCACAAAACATATCGCATTGGCAGTGAACGAGGAACTTGACTTGCATACCAGACTAATT GATAACTTGGACCAACATGTGGATGTTACGGACTCTCGTCTTCGG CGAGTGCAGAAGAACCTGGCAATTTTGAACAAGCGCACCAAGGGAGGCTGCACCTGCATGTGCATGATTTTGTCTGTTATCGGAATTGTGATTCTGGTCGTGGCTGTATATTTGTTGATCAAGTTCCTGTAA
- the LOC104448177 gene encoding syntaxin-51 isoform X3: MASSGDSWIKEYNDAVKLAEEISSMIAERGTMPTSGPESMRHASAVRRKITILNTRLDSLQNILTKPFSRPITEKEINRRKDLLSNLRTRVNQMDSTLKMSHSATRDSLLGPEIKPADAMSRTAGLDNQGIVVLQRQVMREQDEGLEKLEETVVSTKHIALAVNEELDLHTRLIDNLDQHVDVTDSRLRRVQKNLAILNKRTKGGCTCMCMILSVIGIVILVVAVYLLIKFL, encoded by the exons ATGGCCTCTTCTGGAGATTCGTGGATTAAAGAATATAATGATGCAGTAAAACTGGCTGAGGAGATCAGTAGCATGATTGCTGAACGCGGTACAATGCCCACTTCAGGACCTGAAAGCATGCGTCATGCATCTGCTGTACGGAGAAAAATTACTATATTGAACACTAGACTTGACAGCTTACAGAACATTTTGACGAAGCCCTTCAGCAGGCCCAT AACGGAGAAAGAGATTAATCGTCGCAAGGACTTGCTTTCGAATCTGAGAACAAGAGTGAACCAGATGGATTCCACGTTGAAAATGTCACACTCTGCTACCAGGGATAGCTTGCTTGGACCAGAGATAAAGCCTGCGGATGCCATGAGCAGGACTGCAGGATTGGACAATCAAGGAATCGTGGTTCTTCAGCGACAAGTAATGAGAG AACAAGATGAAGGTCTTGAGAAACTGGAGGAGACAGTAGTAAGCACAAAACATATCGCATTGGCAGTGAACGAGGAACTTGACTTGCATACCAGACTAATT GATAACTTGGACCAACATGTGGATGTTACGGACTCTCGTCTTCGG CGAGTGCAGAAGAACCTGGCAATTTTGAACAAGCGCACCAAGGGAGGCTGCACCTGCATGTGCATGATTTTGTCTGTTATCGGAATTGTGATTCTGGTCGTGGCTGTATATTTGTTGATCAAGTTCCTGTAA
- the LOC104448178 gene encoding putative BPI/LBP family protein At1g04970 — protein MRCSSQLEVSSLLFFFSFVVLPLLLCPASTQVRADEEGFISILVSDEGLDFAKDLLVHRAVHSIIPLQLPQIERYVKIPLVGRVHVVLSNISIDGVEIDSSYVKTGEGGIVLIASGATANLSMNWQYSYSTWLVPIPISDEGSAFVQVKDMEVGLTLDLKDLGGTLKLSVQECGCYVEAISIKIDGGSSWLYQGVVGAFQGKIVSAVEEAIPQKITEEILKLDALLQDLPNKIPVGDVASLNVTFVSDPVLSSSSIDFEVNGLFTAEDQIFASKYPHRPQTTSVTCSGANEMIKISLHENVLYSASLVYFNADYMHWLVDKIPDQALLNTAGWKYIVPQLYKLYPNDDMDLIISVTAPPLVKITKQGIGATIYTDVIINVLDTGEVIPVACISLVINASGSAHILRNNLAGSIRVEHLSAF, from the exons ATGCGTTGTTCATCGCAGCTCGAGGTCTCAtccctcttgttcttcttctcgtTCGTTGttcttccacttcttttgtGTCCCGCGAGTACCCAGGTCCGTGCTGATGAAGAAGGCTTCATTTCTATACTCGTGTCCGACGAGGGTCTTGATTTTGCTAAAGACTTGCTCGTTCACAGAGCGGTCCACTCAATCATCCCGCTTCAGCTGCCACAAATTGAGAGATATGTGAAAATCCCACTTGTGGGCAGGGTTCATGTTGTTCTTTCAAACATCAGTATCGATGGGGTTGAGATAGATTCTTCATACGTCAAGACTGGTGAAGGGGGTATTGTGCTAATAGCTTCCGGCGCTACTGCGaatttgagcatgaattggcAGTATTCTTATAGTACGTGGCTGGTCCCTATACCGATATCTGATGAAGGTAGTGCTTTTGTGCAG GTTAAAGATATGGAAGTGGGGCTTACCTTGGACTTGAAGGATCTAGGTGGTACTCTAAAGCTATCTGTCCAAGAATGTGGATGCTATGTGGAAGCCATCTCGATCAAAATTGACGGTGGGTCATCTTGGCTATATCAAGG GGTAGTGGGTGCTTTCCAAGGGAAAATAGTGTCAGCAGTTGAGGAAGCCATTCCCCAGAAGATTACAGAAGAAATACTGAAGCTAGATGCCTTACTGCAAGATCTTCCAAACAAAATTCCAGTTGGTGATGTTGCTTCTCTGAATGTTACTTTCGTGAGTGATCCAGTGTTGAGTAGTTCTTCCATTGACTTCGAGGTCAATGGGCTATTCACAGCAGAAGACCAGATCTTTGCATCCAAATATCCTCACAGACCTCAAACCACTTCAGTTACCTGCAGTGGTGCAAATGAAATGATAAAGATTTCCTTACATGAAAATGTACTTTATTCAGCATCGCTTGTTTACTTCAAT gCGGATTATATGCACTGGCTTGTGGACAAGATACCAGATCAAGCTCTACTGAACACTGCTGGATGGAAGTACATCGTGCCTCAATTATACAAGCTGTATCCAAATGACGACATGGACCTTATCATATCTGTAACTGCTCCACCTCTCGTAAAAATTACTAAACAGGGGATTGGTGCTACCATTTACACAGATGTTATCATTAATGTTCTGGATACCGGTGAAGTCATACCAGTTGCCTGCATTTCACTG GTAATTAATGCTTCGGGTTCGGCACATATACTGCGGAATAATTTGGCTGGGAGCATTAGAGTGGAGCACCTCTCTGCCTTTTGA